Proteins encoded in a region of the Methanobrevibacter sp. genome:
- a CDS encoding pyruvate formate lyase family protein — MVNLILNLKSILLKLGFFEYAKKILIFKALSKKLNKYYSNNIFKRLHDFYTPSLKQTKGKQIQDLFAKININIPKEGFIFTLDSWKCLNYENRIIGNITMDYSKILNNSIEDLKVFYNTQNEFSSNQLDTLKAFEILIDREIEELMSSNREDKFEYIAYLENIKFKKAESFKEALQRILFFNQTLWQTNHHLNGVGRIDLILNDLYEKDNISKNEAYELIKDFIIKLHSYYYFKSDALAGDTGQIIVLGGLNEDNSYFCNDLTYLFINALKELNLPDPKIILRYSDNTPDDLMELAVETLATGIGSPLLSNDDLVIKNLIEFGYEKEDAYNYIVSACWEPAPVGKGLELNNVNLIIFLKPLNELLDNEELSKYSNFNEFLEDYKIYLKYHVNEILNQINNYVWEEDPIISLFIDNNNNDVSEGGAVYNNYGLTSVSLSNTVNSLYNIKKLVFDDEKYSFEELNESRKANFQDQVLLNELKNQKRFGMDDSEIIRLTNEIICFVDDVFESERTRYGGKFKFGLSAPSYISGSLDISASLDGRKDYEPFNVHISLDDNNDYTEIMHFASKLDYTNHKFNGNVVDFMVAPDFIEKNFNKFLDFLKMSLNMGVFQMQLNVVSSKILIDAKKHPDRYPNLIVRVWGFSSYFKDLPIEYQDMLIKRACDNEKLN, encoded by the coding sequence ATGGTTAATTTAATACTAAATCTCAAATCAATCCTTTTAAAGCTAGGATTTTTTGAGTATGCAAAAAAAATATTAATTTTTAAGGCGTTGTCAAAAAAATTAAATAAATATTATTCGAATAATATTTTTAAGAGATTACATGATTTTTATACTCCTTCTTTAAAACAGACAAAAGGAAAACAAATACAAGATTTATTTGCAAAAATTAATATTAATATTCCTAAAGAAGGATTTATTTTCACATTAGACTCTTGGAAATGTTTAAATTATGAAAATAGGATTATAGGAAATATTACTATGGATTATAGTAAAATTTTAAATAATTCGATAGAAGATTTGAAAGTATTTTATAATACTCAAAATGAATTTTCATCAAATCAATTAGATACATTAAAAGCTTTTGAAATATTAATTGATCGTGAAATTGAGGAATTGATGTCATCTAATCGCGAAGATAAATTTGAATATATAGCTTATCTGGAAAATATTAAATTTAAAAAAGCAGAATCGTTTAAAGAAGCATTACAAAGAATTTTATTTTTTAATCAAACATTATGGCAAACAAATCATCATTTAAATGGTGTGGGAAGGATTGATTTAATTTTGAATGATTTGTATGAAAAGGATAATATTAGTAAAAACGAAGCATATGAACTAATTAAAGATTTTATAATAAAACTTCATAGTTATTATTATTTCAAAAGTGATGCACTTGCGGGAGACACTGGCCAAATCATTGTTTTAGGAGGATTAAATGAAGATAATTCCTATTTTTGCAATGATTTAACATATTTATTCATTAATGCTTTAAAAGAACTTAACTTACCTGATCCAAAAATCATTTTGAGATATTCTGATAACACACCGGATGATTTGATGGAGCTTGCTGTTGAAACATTGGCTACTGGAATTGGTTCACCATTATTGTCAAATGATGATTTAGTCATAAAAAATTTAATAGAATTTGGATATGAAAAAGAAGATGCATATAACTATATTGTTTCTGCCTGTTGGGAACCTGCGCCAGTAGGTAAAGGTTTAGAATTAAATAATGTTAATCTTATTATCTTTTTAAAACCATTAAATGAGTTATTGGATAATGAAGAATTATCAAAATATTCAAACTTTAACGAATTCTTGGAGGATTATAAAATTTATCTGAAATATCATGTAAATGAAATTTTAAATCAAATTAATAATTATGTTTGGGAAGAAGATCCAATTATTTCATTATTCATTGATAATAATAATAATGATGTATCGGAAGGTGGTGCTGTTTATAATAATTATGGATTAACTTCAGTATCATTATCGAATACTGTAAATAGTTTGTATAATATAAAAAAATTAGTTTTTGATGATGAAAAATACTCCTTTGAAGAATTAAACGAAAGTCGAAAAGCAAATTTTCAAGATCAAGTATTATTAAATGAACTTAAAAACCAAAAAAGATTTGGGATGGATGATTCGGAAATTATTAGATTAACTAATGAAATTATATGTTTTGTTGATGATGTTTTTGAGAGTGAAAGAACACGATACGGGGGTAAATTTAAATTTGGATTAAGTGCACCAAGTTACATAAGCGGATCTTTAGATATTTCTGCATCTCTAGATGGTAGAAAGGATTATGAACCGTTTAATGTGCACATCTCTTTAGATGATAATAATGATTACACTGAAATTATGCATTTTGCATCTAAACTGGATTATACTAATCATAAGTTCAATGGGAATGTAGTGGATTTTATGGTTGCTCCAGATTTCATTGAGAAAAATTTCAATAAATTTCTTGATTTTCTTAAAATGAGTTTAAACATGGGTGTTTTTCAGATGCAGCTTAATGTTGTTTCATCAAAAATCCTAATTGATGCAAAGAAACATCCTGATAGATATCCTAATTTAATTGTTCGTGTTTGGGGATTTAGTTCCTATTTTAAGGATTTGCCTATTGAATATCAAGACATGCTAATTAAAAGGGCATGTGATAATGAAAAATTAAACTAA
- a CDS encoding oligosaccharide flippase family protein, whose protein sequence is MSQVRKIFKNMSWLLISQIIASICGFIWTIVIAQYLGVNDYGILGFAISFTGILTVLNDLGVGTHIIRHVATDYDSANHYLGNAIPLKSLFSTFNFGISLIILIIMKCNPLTIQITLLFTIESIIKSFFSLFSSTFQAVEEGKYQAIGNTIMNSLLLLFVFIVIFTDTGIFGITFAYVLSNIIALIYIFYAFNKHITKVTINFDKEFCKKITLASIPFAISGLLSTLYYSVDMIMLTPMAGDYATGIYNATYRLISVLTLFYGVYTAVIFPVMSRMFKNDKKMLSVSFEKSTKYLMLIIIPIAIATQFYSTDIVVLFFGREYAAASTPLSILIWTVCLVFFNASIATVLNASFKEMTVTKLNFIAVIFNVVLNLFMIPKYTYNGAAITTVLTDLLLLFLYLYSMKQIISPDKKFYLSIGKIIIGSAILGIALYFLNLNMWIAIPVGIIIYFVTIFILRVFDDDDKYIVKEILGRN, encoded by the coding sequence ATGAGTCAAGTGCGAAAAATATTTAAAAATATGAGTTGGCTATTAATATCACAAATAATTGCCAGTATTTGCGGGTTTATTTGGACAATCGTTATTGCACAATACTTGGGAGTTAATGATTACGGAATTTTAGGATTTGCAATATCATTTACAGGAATTTTAACTGTATTAAATGATTTAGGTGTTGGAACCCATATCATCAGACATGTAGCGACAGATTATGATTCGGCTAATCATTACCTGGGAAATGCAATTCCTTTAAAATCTTTATTTTCTACATTTAATTTTGGAATATCATTAATTATATTAATAATAATGAAATGTAACCCACTTACAATTCAAATAACACTACTGTTTACAATAGAATCTATTATTAAATCATTCTTTAGTTTATTTAGTAGCACATTTCAAGCTGTTGAAGAAGGAAAATATCAAGCAATTGGCAATACAATAATGAATTCATTATTACTACTTTTTGTTTTCATCGTAATTTTTACAGATACAGGTATTTTTGGAATAACTTTTGCATATGTCCTTTCAAACATTATTGCACTAATTTACATATTTTATGCATTTAATAAGCATATTACAAAAGTTACCATCAACTTTGACAAAGAATTCTGTAAGAAAATAACACTTGCCTCAATCCCATTTGCAATAAGTGGATTATTATCCACACTTTATTATTCCGTTGACATGATTATGCTTACCCCTATGGCCGGAGACTATGCAACAGGAATATATAATGCAACTTATAGACTTATTTCTGTTTTAACCTTATTTTATGGAGTTTATACTGCAGTTATATTTCCTGTAATGAGCAGAATGTTTAAAAATGATAAGAAAATGTTATCTGTTAGTTTTGAAAAGTCAACTAAATATCTAATGCTTATCATCATCCCAATTGCTATTGCAACTCAATTTTACTCAACAGATATTGTTGTTTTATTCTTCGGCAGAGAATATGCGGCTGCTTCAACACCTTTATCCATATTAATATGGACAGTTTGCTTAGTATTCTTCAATGCATCAATAGCAACCGTTTTAAATGCTTCATTTAAAGAAATGACAGTGACAAAACTCAATTTCATTGCTGTAATATTTAATGTAGTTTTGAACTTATTTATGATTCCTAAATACACATATAATGGAGCTGCAATTACAACAGTATTGACTGATTTATTACTCCTATTCCTATATTTATACTCTATGAAACAGATTATATCCCCAGATAAAAAATTTTACTTAAGTATTGGAAAAATAATTATCGGATCTGCAATATTAGGAATTGCATTATATTTCTTAAACTTAAATATGTGGATAGCTATTCCAGTAGGAATAATAATATATTTTGTAACAATTTTCATTTTAAGAGTATTTGATGATGACGACAAATATATTGTAAAAGAGATTTTAGGAAGAAACTAA
- a CDS encoding radical SAM protein, whose translation MTVRITNIQHFSLHDGPGIRTTVFLKGCNLKCPWCANPECISSKIQGEFGYDISLEKLEQEIVKDKPFYETGGGVTFSGGEPLLQINDLEPLLKSLKNKNINICFETALFVPEKYLKIAKKYSDEFIVDIKMINHENCKEVIGGEIDQYLNNIKLLDLKKTTFRIPITKFILKDTKLILDLLKTYQPKHLEIFELHNLARKKYDILNKEQYYEKIDDREIKEFYEKLKEIIPTTEIIEI comes from the coding sequence ATGACTGTACGAATTACGAACATCCAACATTTTTCACTCCATGATGGTCCCGGAATAAGAACAACTGTATTTCTTAAAGGTTGCAACTTAAAATGTCCATGGTGTGCTAATCCAGAATGTATTTCATCTAAAATCCAAGGAGAATTTGGATATGATATCTCATTAGAGAAATTGGAACAAGAAATCGTTAAAGACAAACCATTCTATGAAACAGGGGGTGGAGTGACCTTTTCTGGAGGGGAACCTCTACTTCAAATTAATGATTTAGAACCTCTTTTAAAATCCCTAAAAAATAAAAATATCAATATTTGCTTTGAAACAGCACTATTTGTTCCTGAAAAATATTTAAAAATTGCTAAAAAATATAGTGATGAATTTATTGTTGACATTAAAATGATTAATCATGAAAATTGCAAAGAAGTAATTGGAGGAGAAATTGACCAATATTTAAATAATATAAAACTACTTGATTTAAAAAAAACTACATTTAGAATTCCAATAACAAAATTCATCCTTAAAGATACAAAATTAATTTTAGATTTACTAAAAACTTATCAACCTAAGCATTTGGAGATATTTGAACTCCACAATCTCGCAAGAAAAAAATATGATATTTTAAATAAAGAACAATATTATGAAAAAATAGATGATAGAGAAATTAAAGAATTTTATGAAAAATTAAAAGAAATTATTCCTACTACAGAAATTATCGAAATTTAA
- the glf gene encoding UDP-galactopyranose mutase, which translates to MKYDYLIVGAGLFGAVFAHEMTKAGKKCLVIEKRDHIAGNAYTKLKENINVHKYGAHIFHTNNKEVWEYINQFADFNRFTNSPVANYNGELYNLPFNMNTFYQMWGVKTPAEAKAKIEEQKAEAKIDNPQNLEEQAISLIGKDIYEKLVKGYTEKQWGKKCSELPAFIIKRLPVRFTYDNNYFNDLFQGIPIGGYTKIVEKMLEGIEVKLNTDFFDDKEKWLNIADKVIFTGMIDEYYDYCYGELEYRGLNFEFETLDMENYQGNAVINYTDAETPYTRIIEHKHFEGSESPKTIITREYPKNWVKGEEAYYPMNDEKNSKLYNKYVELSKKEDNVIFGGRLGMYQYFDMWQVIDEALKLVKTLQ; encoded by the coding sequence ATGAAATATGATTATTTAATAGTAGGTGCGGGTCTTTTTGGTGCAGTTTTTGCACATGAAATGACAAAAGCCGGAAAAAAATGTTTAGTGATAGAAAAAAGAGACCATATTGCTGGAAATGCATATACTAAGTTAAAAGAAAACATTAATGTCCACAAATATGGTGCGCATATTTTTCACACAAACAATAAAGAAGTTTGGGAATATATCAACCAGTTTGCAGACTTTAACAGATTTACAAACTCCCCTGTTGCCAATTACAACGGTGAATTATACAACTTACCATTCAACATGAATACATTTTATCAAATGTGGGGAGTTAAAACTCCTGCCGAAGCTAAAGCAAAAATTGAAGAACAAAAAGCTGAAGCAAAAATTGATAATCCTCAAAACCTAGAAGAACAAGCAATTTCCTTAATTGGTAAAGATATTTATGAAAAACTGGTTAAAGGATATACTGAAAAACAGTGGGGTAAAAAATGCTCAGAACTACCTGCATTCATTATCAAAAGACTTCCAGTGAGATTTACTTATGATAACAACTACTTCAACGATTTATTCCAAGGGATTCCTATTGGAGGATACACAAAAATTGTTGAAAAAATGCTTGAAGGAATTGAAGTTAAACTCAACACAGATTTCTTTGATGACAAAGAAAAATGGCTAAATATTGCTGATAAAGTAATATTCACAGGCATGATTGACGAGTATTATGATTATTGCTATGGAGAACTGGAATACCGAGGATTAAATTTTGAGTTTGAAACATTGGATATGGAAAACTACCAAGGAAATGCAGTAATCAATTACACTGATGCAGAGACCCCATACACAAGAATAATTGAACATAAACATTTTGAGGGTTCAGAGTCTCCAAAAACAATAATTACAAGAGAATATCCTAAAAATTGGGTGAAAGGTGAAGAAGCATATTATCCTATGAATGATGAGAAAAACTCAAAATTATACAATAAATATGTTGAACTTTCTAAAAAAGAGGATAATGTCATTTTTGGTGGAAGACTTGGAATGTACCAATACTTTGACATGTGGCAAGTAATTGATGAAGCTTTAAAACTGGTTAAAACACTTCAATAG
- a CDS encoding acyltransferase: MKTKKERIFYYDLLRAFAIIAVIICHVDFYFGPLNTPFEVIAQLTFHDIGRIGVPIFLMISGALLLNRDYSNLGDFLKRRFARIIYPFIFWIILITLTNFHFHKPYSYMWNVFIGNPSIMWYFWTLIGIYLAIPIINIFIKEYGETGCKYFLAIWLITIILNTFNMYPLFPYFKLDYFAGFIGYPVLGYYLSTKKFSYSNRKMWIVGLLILLISLGIFVAYTYSNSFPSVEVMYQNILVAGMGIGMYLFIEYLDKENKFSSIKNNAVGKTISSISLCSYGMYFSHVIIIMFMSKINPHSNILFPAMFIATIFLSWLLPYIFSKIPYIKKVSGV, encoded by the coding sequence ATGAAAACCAAAAAAGAAAGAATTTTCTATTACGACCTATTAAGGGCATTCGCAATCATCGCAGTTATAATTTGTCATGTTGACTTCTATTTTGGACCACTAAACACACCATTTGAAGTCATAGCACAGCTTACCTTCCACGATATCGGAAGAATTGGCGTTCCAATATTTCTAATGATTAGCGGAGCACTTCTTTTAAACAGAGACTATTCGAATCTGGGCGATTTTTTAAAAAGAAGGTTTGCAAGAATAATTTATCCGTTCATCTTCTGGATAATCCTAATAACACTGACAAATTTCCACTTCCACAAGCCATACTCATACATGTGGAACGTGTTTATCGGAAATCCTTCAATCATGTGGTATTTCTGGACTTTAATCGGAATTTACCTTGCGATTCCTATCATTAACATATTCATTAAGGAATATGGAGAAACGGGTTGCAAATACTTTTTGGCAATCTGGCTTATCACAATTATCCTGAACACTTTCAACATGTATCCGTTATTCCCATATTTCAAACTGGATTATTTTGCAGGATTTATCGGATACCCTGTTTTAGGTTATTACCTTTCAACCAAAAAGTTCAGTTACTCAAACAGAAAAATGTGGATTGTGGGACTTCTTATCCTTTTAATTTCACTTGGAATTTTTGTTGCATACACTTATTCAAACAGTTTCCCTTCAGTTGAAGTGATGTATCAAAACATTCTGGTTGCAGGCATGGGAATCGGAATGTATCTGTTTATAGAATACCTTGACAAGGAAAACAAGTTCAGTTCAATAAAAAACAATGCAGTAGGAAAGACAATAAGCTCAATAAGCCTGTGCAGCTACGGAATGTACTTTTCACATGTCATCATAATCATGTTCATGTCTAAAATCAATCCTCACTCAAACATTCTGTTCCCTGCAATGTTTATAGCGACAATATTCCTTTCATGGCTTTTACCATACATTTTCAGTAAAATCCCGTACATCAAGAAGGTCAGCGGAGTCTGA
- a CDS encoding DUF4143 domain-containing protein, which translates to MKKYLSRYIDDELEELLEYMGAVLIVGPKWCGKTTTAKQHAKSMIQLQDPSNSYNYLKLAKLDPLLLLDGDKPRLIDEWQMAPELWDAVRYSVDESDDDGLYILTGSTVVDNSKIMHSGAGRIHRLLMRPMSLYESGESNGKIHLMDLFDNPDLDINGIFSDLSVQDLIFAMCRGGWPESLNKKTKKQQLKIARSYLDILTQVDVSSIDGVKRNPDKVKALLKSYSRNISSFARNTTIIGDIHEHHGTMSEKTYYDYVNVLKQLFVIDEVNAWGPKIRSKTAMRNSSKKSFIDPSIAVAALELTPEELLYNLEMGGQIFENLCIRDLNIYSACRGGKVLQYHDRDGLEVDCVVILSNGDYALIEIKLGSDEEEYAASNLLKLNSLICKRIASGEINIPKPKFLAIVTGGKMAYVREDGVKVIPIGCLS; encoded by the coding sequence ATGAAAAAATATTTAAGCAGATATATTGATGATGAACTGGAAGAATTATTGGAATATATGGGTGCAGTGTTAATTGTAGGGCCAAAATGGTGTGGAAAAACAACAACCGCCAAACAGCATGCAAAAAGCATGATACAATTACAAGATCCAAGTAATTCTTATAATTATCTGAAATTAGCAAAATTAGACCCTCTTTTATTATTGGACGGAGATAAACCTAGATTAATTGATGAATGGCAGATGGCACCTGAACTATGGGATGCTGTGCGCTATAGTGTTGATGAAAGTGATGATGATGGACTATATATCTTAACTGGTTCAACAGTTGTTGACAATTCAAAAATAATGCATAGTGGTGCAGGTAGAATCCATAGATTATTAATGAGACCTATGAGTTTATATGAAAGTGGCGAATCAAATGGTAAAATTCATTTAATGGATCTGTTTGATAATCCTGATTTAGATATAAATGGTATTTTTTCTGATTTATCAGTACAAGATTTGATATTTGCAATGTGTAGAGGCGGTTGGCCTGAAAGTTTAAACAAAAAAACTAAAAAGCAACAGTTAAAGATTGCAAGGTCTTACTTGGATATACTTACTCAAGTTGATGTATCTTCAATAGATGGGGTTAAAAGAAACCCTGATAAAGTTAAGGCTCTTTTAAAATCATATTCCCGAAATATTTCTTCTTTTGCAAGAAATACAACAATAATTGGCGATATACACGAGCATCATGGAACTATGAGTGAAAAAACATATTATGACTATGTCAATGTTTTAAAACAGTTATTTGTCATTGATGAGGTTAACGCATGGGGTCCAAAAATTAGGTCTAAAACTGCCATGAGAAATTCTTCAAAGAAAAGTTTTATAGACCCTTCAATTGCAGTAGCTGCTCTGGAATTAACTCCTGAAGAATTATTATATAATTTAGAAATGGGCGGTCAAATTTTTGAAAACTTGTGCATACGTGACCTTAATATATACTCCGCTTGTAGAGGAGGTAAAGTATTACAATATCATGACCGAGACGGTTTAGAAGTTGATTGTGTTGTGATTTTAAGTAATGGAGATTATGCTTTAATAGAGATTAAGTTAGGAAGCGATGAAGAGGAATATGCAGCATCAAATCTATTAAAACTTAACAGTTTGATATGTAAGCGAATAGCCTCTGGTGAGATTAACATACCTAAACCAAAATTTTTAGCTATTGTAACAGGAGGCAAAATGGCATATGTTCGTGAGGATGGTGTAAAAGTAATTCCAATAGGATGTTTATCCTAA